A section of the Pochonia chlamydosporia 170 chromosome 2, whole genome shotgun sequence genome encodes:
- a CDS encoding ATP-dependent RNA helicase DBP8 (similar to Coccidioides immitis RS XP_001244329.1), translated as MPKPAKMHAAEDHIVPEAASDVDNTSGSESSAESDFLDNAGARKRRRTSFSEDGGVSLDLDQVNNASGSDSDEEHLQTILSTIKAPSRVKRATDRAQVEQSIIQPQNPILAPTDRNTSFSSLNVRPWLVQSLANMAIKRPTGIQKGCIPEILKGRDCIGGSRTGSGKTVAFAVPILQKWAEDPSAIFGVVLTPTRELALQIYEQFKAISSPQSLKAILVTGGSDMRPQAIALAQRPHVVIATPGRLADHIRTSGEDTICGLRRVRFVVLDEADRLLHAAGPGSMLPDVEECLSVLPPAAERQTLLFTATITPEVRALKNMPQKPGKQPVFVCEVDTQMLAIPTTLHQTHIQIPVTHREHYLHVFLLTEANKDKTVIIFCNRTSTADYLHHLLRLLEHRVTSLHSQLPQRQRIDNLARFRASAARILVATDVAARGLDIPEVSLVVNYDIPRDPDDYIHRVGRTARAGRKGESATFVGQRDVELVLAIEERVGRQMDAWEEEGVNLETRVIRDALKIVSEKKREALLEVEEGREVGGKRKRAKTKLRAE; from the coding sequence ATGCCCAAGCCGGCAAAAATGCACGCTGCAGAAGACCATATAGTCCCTGAGGCAGCATCGGATGTCGACAATACGTCAGGGTCTGAGTCCTCCGCAGAGTCGGACTTCTTGGACAATGCGGGAGCACGAAAACGACGACGAACATCCTTTTCAGAGGACGGCGGTGTTTCACTGGACCTCGACCAAGTTAACAACGCCAGCGGCAGCGATAGCGACGAAGAGCACCTGCAGACTATACTTTCGACCATCAAGGCACCATCTCGAGTAAAAAGAGCTACGGATCGTGCCCAAGTCGAACAATCCATCATACAACCACAGAATCCTATATTGGCACCCACCGACCGAAACACAAGCTTCTCTAGCCTCAATGTGCGGCCATGGCTCGTGCAGTCGCTTGCAAACATGGCCATTAAAAGACCTACGGGTATTCAAAAGGGCTGTATTCCTGAAATTCTGAAAGGCAGAGATTGCATAGGTGGTAGCAGAACCGGTTCAGGAAAAACTGTCGCCTTTGCTGTGCCTATTCTGCAAAAATGGGCTGAAGACCCCAGTGCAATTTTTGGGGTTGTTCTAACGCCTACAAGAGAACTTGCGCTTCAAATATACGAACAGTTCAAAGCTATCTCATCGCCTCAAAGCCTCAAAGCTATTCTCGTTACGGGAGGTTCAGACATGCGGCCTCAAGCAATCGCTTTGGCGCAGCGACCACATGTCGTAATTGCTACACCCGGACGATTGGCAGACCATATTCGAACCTCTGGAGAGGACACTATCTGCGGATTACGTCGAGTTCGTTTTGTCGTCCTCGATGAAGCAGATCGATTGCTTCACGCTGCTGGGCCAGGCAGCATGCTGCCTGATGTCGAGGAATGCCTATCCGTGCTTCCTCCCGCGGCCGAGCGACAAACTCTCTTGTTCACGGCAACGATCACTCCCGAGGTGAGGGCACTCAAGAACATGCCGCAAAAGCCCGGAAAACAGCCTGTCTTTGTCTGTGAAGTTGATACACAGATGCTAGCCATTCCGACTACCCTGCACCAAACACACATTCAAATACCGGTCACACATAGGGAGCATTACCTACATGTTTTCCTCCTCACCGAAGCAAACAAAGACAAGACCGTTATCATTTTCTGCAACAGAACGTCTACTGCGGACTACCTCCACCATCTTCTCCGACTCCTCGAGCATCGGGTGACGTCCTTGCACTCTCAACTCCCCCAGCGCCAGCGAATCGACAACCTCGCACGATTCCGCGCTTCTGCTGCACGTATCTTGGTGGCTACAGATGTTGCCGCGAGAGGTTTGGATATCCCTGAAGTCAGCCTCGTTGTCAACTATGATATCCCCAGAGACCCAGACGATTACATTCACAGAGTTGGTCGTACGGCTCGTGCTGGACGGAAAGGCGAGTCTGCCACGTTTGTGGGGCAGCGAGACGTGGAACTCGTCCTGGCCATTGAGGAACGAGTAGGTAGGCAGATGGACGCGTGGGAAGAGGAAGGCGTGAATCTCGAAACAAGAGTCATTCGTGATGCACTCAAGATCGTGagtgagaagaagagggaggcTTTATTGGAGGTCGAGGAGGGTAGAGAAGTTGGCGGCAAGCGGAAGAGAGCGAAGACAAAGCTTCGAGCAGAATAA
- a CDS encoding MAP kinase kinase skh1/pek1 (similar to Aspergillus terreus NIH2624 XP_001212219.1): MADTSSSQSQGTDPAAQLPISSTAPPTSAPSNVVPQLSSPAPILRPAIPGGRSGGRTPMRLGISIPSSPSVKPLGNQQQAQPAPSRPPLPTLHLATPMGSRATPYEQPAGSQGIQPGQSADGGSESSAAHSRSGSFGPLDGRASNPTSAGSQFSALSFASQYGIPVTRAQGTPDPVSAVGSMYSERSEGGVSMERDGSLQGLEAFDQLSLERARNADVEELDDEGWRIASMEKLIVELGNLGEGAGGAVTKCVLKGGKTVFALKVITTNPDPDVKKQIVRELGFNKECASEHICRYYGAFVDPSTATISIAMEFCEGGSLDSIYKEVKRLGGRTGEKVLGKIAEGVLGGLTYLHTRRIIHRDIKPSNILLCRDGAVKLCDFGVSGDFGTKGEANTFIGTSYYMAPERITGQSYTITSDVWSTGVTLLEVAQHRFPFPADGTEMQPRAGLIDLLTYIVRQPVPKLKDEPEMDVYWSDNFKYFIECCLEKQPNRRASPWKMLEHPWMVDMRAKRVNMVKYLSFVWGWDEERASS, encoded by the exons ATGGCGGACACATCAAGCTCGCAGTCGCAGGGCACTGACCCGGCGGCACAATTG CCGATATCCTCTACAGCGCCGCCAACCTCCGCaccttcaaatgttgttcCTCAACTTTCATCTCCAGCTCCCATACTGCGGCCGGCCATTCCCGGTGGTCGCTCCGGTGGCCGGACACCCATGAGACTTGGGATTTCTATTCCCTCATCTCCCAGTGTAAAACCTCTAGGCAAtcagcaacaagctcaaccCGCGCCGTCGAGACCGCCGCTGCCGACTTTACATCTTGCTACTCCCATGGGCTCCCGAGCCACGCCGTACGAGCAGCCTGCCGGATCACAAGGGATTCAACCTGGTCAGTCTGCCGATGGTGGCAGCGAAAGTAGCGCTGCTCATTCACGTTCCGGCAGTTTTGGGCCATTAGATGGCAGGGCAAGCAACCCAACCTCAGCAGGGTCCCAATTCTCCGCTCTTTCATTTGCATCACAGTATGGTATTCCGGTGACTCGAGCTCAAGGGACTCCAGACCCGGTATCAGCCGTCGGGTCCATGTACTCGGAAAGAAGCGAAGGTGGTGTTTCCATGGAAAGAGATGGCAGCCTCCAGGGCTTAGAAGCGTTTGATCAGCTAAGCTTGGAGAGGGCTAGAaatgctgatgttgaagagcttgatgaCGAAGGCTGGAGAATTGCCAGTATGGAGAAGCTGATTGTCGAGCTCGGTAATCTGGGTGAAGGTGCCGGGGGTGCTGTTACCAAGTGTGTTCTGAAAGGCGGCAAGACAGTGTTTGCGCTCAAA GTCATCACTACCAACCCGGACCCAGATGTCAAGAAGCAGATTGTGAGAGAACTTGGCTTCAACAAGGAGTGCGCGTCAGAACACATTTGCCGATACTATGGTGCCTTCGTTGATCCATCCACCGCCACAATCTCCATCGCCATGGAGTTTTGTGAAGGCGGTTCCTTGGACAGCATATACAAAGAAGTCAAACGCCTGGGGGGTCGAACAGGAGAAAAGGTCCTGGGTAAAATTGCCGAGGGCGTATTGGGCGGACTGACATACCTGCATACTCGGCGCATCATCCACCGAGATATTAAACCATCAAACATCCTGCTCTGTCGAGACGGGGCTGTGAAGCTGTGTGATTTTGGAGTGTCTGGAGATTTCGGAACCAAGGGAGAGGCCAACACATTCATCGGCACAAGTTACTACATGGCTCCCGAACGAATTACCGGACAATCATACACAATTACATCAGATGTGTGGTCTACAGGTGTTACTTTGCTGGAGGTCGCTCAACATCGATTCCCGTTCCCGGCCGACGGAACCGAGATGCAGCCGCGAGCAGGGCTAATTGACCTGCTAACATATATCGTTCGGCAGCCGGTCCCTAAGCTCAAGGATGAACCTGAGATGGATGTGTACTGGAGCGATAACTTCAAGTACTTTATTGAGTGCTG TCTAGAGAAACAGCCTAATCGCCGTGCAAGCCCTTGGAAGATGCTCGAGCATCCCTGGATGGTTGACATGCGAGCAAAGCGAGTCAACATGGTCAAATACCTGTCCTTTGTCTggggatgggatgaggaaCGAGCTTCGTCGTAG
- a CDS encoding pseudouridine synthase TruD/Pus7 (similar to Cordyceps militaris CM01 XP_006666680.1): MPEKEHFGARVSSSHTRSIGITHRTTPLACSWTGDMRVRFSDFQVNEIKKDGAVLHLRTIGLGNEIKARIPEQSQTPKGENSDTPQNEKSQPEQTIEIPQEDVTVLENLATAQFAQDLIKLFNHGNGPSSNDPNTATSPVLDDKSKRGQLHQEVRRIFRSRLETTTGHDGVIVANYVSPRKGGKKSRGRRGQPGDDEPMGEYLHFTLYKDNRDTMDAVSQIARLLRIKPQVIGYAGTKDRRASTTQRCSVRYQRKRALAGLNGKLWGISTGDYDYQDEPIHLGQLLGNEFVITLKNCKMANETSTQPPSERLSSMRDNVESALKHMSSHGWINYFGHQRFGTHDVGTHEVGKLILGDNYEAAVNALLKYDPEIAAKAEAGEIPEEPSKRDEVLRHQACMLFQTGKDYDRAAKIMPRRFAAESCIVRHLTRMGKNSARDFAGAITHITRGLRSMYLHAYQSHVWNHAASQRYALHGSKVIKGDLIISDGEAQPVVAEKDQDGDEIINPVEDEEDAPLRARPLTEEEAASGKYTIYDVVLPSPGYDVIYPDNEIGKFYEEFMGREENGSLDPHKMRRLRREFSLPGRYRKIMQKFLAEPSVEFRLYEDETEQMHPTDLDLIKNVRVNGGEGKRKRDDDDGMAVKKSKADEVLPERVTEEAKNEQQSLDDGAGESIKAEQAAQPTKVAVVVKFQLASSAYATVTLRELMGDGSDEDQQPSANGNAEG, from the exons ATGCCTGAAAAAGAGCATTTCGGTGCGCGCGTGAGCTCGTCTCACACACGATCAATCGGTATCACTCATCGAACCACCCCATTGGCCTGCTCATGGACCGGTGACATGAGAGTCAG ATTCTCAGACTTCCAAGTCAATGAGATTAAGAAAGATGGTGCGGTCCTTCATTTGCGCACTATAGGACTTGGAAATGAGATCAAGGCAAGAATT CCCGAACAATCTCAAACGCCCAAGGGTGAAAATTCGGACACGCCGCAAAATGAAAAGTCCCAACCTGAACAAACCATTGAGATTCCACAGGAAGATGTCACAGTTCTCGAAAACCTCGCCACAGCCCAATTTGCCCAGGACCTCAtcaaactcttcaaccacGGCAACGGTCCTTCGTCAAACGATCCCAACACGGCCACATCGCCCGTGCTCGACGACAAATCCAAACGAGGCCAACTGCACCAGGAAGTCCGCCGAATTTTCAGGTCCCGCCTCGAAACAACAACCGGACACGACggtgtcattgtcgccaactATGTCTCCCCCCGAAAGGGCGGTAAAAAGAGCAGAGGACGTCGCGGCCAACCCGGCGACGACGAACCCATGGGGGAGTATCTGCATTTCACGCTGTACAAGGACAACCGAGACACAATGGATGCCGTGAGCCAAATCGCTCGTCTACTAAGAATAAAGCCCCAAGTCATTGGATACGCAGGCACCAAGGACCGCCGCGCATCGACCACACAACGCTGTTCAGTAAGGTATCAGCGCAAAAGGGCGTTGGCAGGACTCAACGGAAAACTATGGGGTATATCAACCGGCGATTATGACTATCAAGACGAACCAATTCACCTGGGTCAACTCCTAGGCAACGAATTCGTCATCACCCTCAAGAACTGCAAAATGGCCAACGAAACATCCACACAGCCCCCCTCCGAGCGCCTATCCTCCATGAGGGACAACGTGGAATCAGCCCTCAAACACATGTCCTCCCACGGATGGATCAACTACTTTGGCCACCAGCGCTTCGGAACCCACGACGTCGGTACCCACGAAGTCGGCAAACTCATCCTAGGCGACAACTACGAAGCCGCCGTCAACGCCCTCCTGAAATACGACCCAGAAATCGCAGCCAAGGCCGAGGCCGGCGAAATCCCCGAAGAGCCATCCAAGAGGGACGAAGTCCTCCGCCACCAAGCTTGCATGCTCTTCCAAACAGGCAAGGACTACGACAGAGCCGCCAAAATCATGCCGCGGCGGTTCGCGGCTGAATCATGCATCGTCCGCCATCTCACCCGCATGGGTAAGAACTCAGCACGAGACTTTGCAGGCGCCATCACCCATATCACGCGTGGCTTGCGCTCAATGTACCTCCACGCCTATCAATCTCACGTATGGAACCACGCTGCCAGCCAACGGTACGCTTTGCACGGCTCAAAAGTCATAAAGGGAGATTTGATCATCTCCGACGGTGAGGCGCAGCCCGTTGTCGCGGAAAAAGATCAGGACGGCGACGAAATCATCAACCccgttgaagatgaggaggatgcgcCGTTGCGTGCGCGCCCTCTtacggaggaagaagccgccAGCGGCAAGTACACTATCTATGATGTTGTTCTGCCCTCGCCAGGATACGACGTCATATATCCGGATAACGAAATCGGGAAATTTTACGAAGAATTCATGGGCCGCGAAGAGAATGGCAGTCTTGACCCGCACAAGATGCGCCGCCTAAGGAGGGAGTTCAGCCTTCCCGGAAGATATAGGAAGATAATGCAAAAGTTTTTGGCGGAACCTAGCGTTGAATTTAGGTTATATGAGGATGAAACAGAGCAGATGCACCCTACCGACTTGGATTTGATCAAGAACGTACGGGTTAATGGGGGTGAAGGCAAGAGGAAaagagatgatgatgatggtaTGGCTgtcaagaagagcaaggctGATGAGGTACTGCCCGAGCGGGTGACAGAGGAAGCAAAGAACGAGCAGCAATCTTtggatgatggtgctggagAAAGCATCAAGGCAGAGCAAGCTGCTCAGCCTACCAAGGTTGCTGTCGTAGTCAAATTCCAACTGGCGAGCAGTGCCTACGCGACAGTCACGCTCAGAGAATTAATGGGTGATGGCTCTGATGAAGACCAGCAACCATCAGCAAATGGAAACGCGGaaggttga